In Gordonia iterans, the following proteins share a genomic window:
- a CDS encoding class I SAM-dependent methyltransferase, with protein MDHVDPADLALVTGWARGLAGPVLDVGCGPGQWTAHLAGLGFDVNGIDPTPEFIAIARASDSAAPDCTARYRLGSAHDLGVEDGSLGGILSWYSLIHLEPGLISTALAEFARCLRPGGGLALGFFTGETVASFDHAVATAYRWPVDLLVEAVDAAGLTVTHTERRPVRTARDHAAILAVRRA; from the coding sequence ATGGATCATGTCGATCCTGCCGATCTGGCCTTGGTGACCGGATGGGCACGAGGTCTCGCCGGGCCGGTGCTCGATGTCGGTTGTGGGCCGGGCCAGTGGACCGCTCACCTCGCCGGACTGGGCTTCGACGTAAATGGAATCGACCCGACGCCGGAGTTCATCGCGATCGCTCGCGCCTCCGATTCGGCCGCACCCGACTGCACTGCACGCTACCGGCTGGGCAGTGCTCACGACCTCGGCGTCGAGGACGGTTCTCTCGGCGGAATCCTCTCCTGGTACTCGCTGATCCATCTTGAGCCCGGCCTGATCAGCACCGCGCTCGCGGAGTTCGCACGCTGCCTGCGGCCTGGTGGAGGCCTGGCGCTCGGCTTCTTCACCGGCGAAACGGTGGCGTCGTTCGACCACGCCGTCGCGACGGCCTACCGCTGGCCCGTCGATCTGCTTGTTGAGGCCGTCGATGCCGCCGGCCTCACCGTGACGCACACCGAGCGGCGCCCAGTTCGGACTGCGCGCGACCACGCTGCGATCCTCGCCGTACGACGCGCGTAG